From the Bacillus sp. FJAT-22090 genome, the window ATAATTATCATTGGTATACCGATTAAAAAAATAATTAGTATAGCAGAAATAAAAATTAAAGCACCGATTACTAATTGGAAAATAATTGCTTGAATGGATAGTTTTTTGATTTCTGCATCATCAATTACTAAATACAAAATAAATGGAACTAAAAATGGCGCAAACCAAGTACTAGCATGTAGCAATACTTTTAAACCTGTGTTTTCCAAAAGACTCATACTCCTTTCGATGAATTTATAGTATATATACGTAGCAATTAATTATTCGTTTCATTTTCTACTAAACTATTTTGTAGACTATCTCACCTGCGACAATGGTTTCTAAAATAGATGCTTTTAGAAAAGTCGTTTTGTTTAACTCTGTGCTTACTACAGTAAAATCTGCATCATAACCAGGTAATATTTTTCCTCTTTCATTTTCTTTGCCAATAGCTTTTGCACTACCGGTTGTAAATAAAGAAATTGCTTCAAACGCAGAAAGAGATTGCTCGGGTAGATAGGAGTTATTTACTGCAGCGTCCATTCCTAAAAGAGGATCAGCCACTTCTACAGGGGAATCAGATCCACCGGAGCATTCAAACCCTCGATCAATTAGTGTTTTCCAAGCGTATGCCCATTTTAAACGATTGTTACCAAGTCGATCGATAACCCAAGGAAAATCAGAAGGTACAAAAATTGGTTGGAGATCAAGGACCACTGGTAATTTAATCATTCTTTCCATTAACTCTTCGCTTAGAACGTTCACGTGTATCAGTCTATCCTTCTTTCCAGCCGGAGCAGGATACTTTTCTATTAAGCCGACAATTATTTCTGTTGCCTTATCTCCGATAACATGAACAGCAATTGTTTCGTTAAATTTTCTTGCTAATTGTACCAATTGCTCCAGTTTATCTGGGTCATGGACTGCTACACCTTTATTTCCTGGATTATCGGAATAATCTTGCGACAATAGTGCGGTATGACCACCTAAAGAACCATCTACAAATATTTTCATAGCTCCAAATTCTATAAATTCGCTT encodes:
- a CDS encoding DUF4870 domain-containing protein, whose amino-acid sequence is MENTGLKVLLHASTWFAPFLVPFILYLVIDDAEIKKLSIQAIIFQLVIGALIFISAILIIFLIGIPMIIIFGIMAFVVPIIGIVKAVNGSTFNYPIVGSWIK